A portion of the Apis mellifera strain DH4 linkage group LG6, Amel_HAv3.1, whole genome shotgun sequence genome contains these proteins:
- the LOC409707 gene encoding zwei Ig domain protein zig-8 isoform X1, translating to MSTSLPVLVCFIISFGGIASCIRNFRTDFLEEWPTPGTGPHFDTSMQSNFTGLVGKTVHLVCKVKNLGNRTVSWVRHRDIHLLTVGRYTYTSDQRFEALHLPHAEEWTLRIRYPQKKDSGIYECQISTTPPIGHPVYLTIVEPITIIIGAPDLFVNKGSTINLTCVVKYAPEPPPMMIWSHNSEVINFDSPRGGISLVTEKGPETTSRLMIQKAVMTDSGIYTCEPSNANPNRIKVHVVDEERPAAMHHGDGSSSYAETLPMCFIILIVGNVIFV from the exons GTGGTATAGCGTCatgtataagaaattttcgaaccGACTTTCTGGAGGAGTGGCCAACTCCCGGCACAGGGCCCCATTTCGACACCTCGATGCAGTCCAACTTCACCGGATTGGTGGGGAAAACCGTGCATCTGGTGTGCAAAGTGAAAAATCTCGGCAATCGTACG GTTTCCTGGGTGAGGCATCGAGACATACATCTGTTGACGGTCGGCCGTTACACGTACACGAGCGATCAACGGTTCGAGGCGTTGCACCTTCCCCACGCCGAGGAATGGACGTTGAGGATACGATATCCTCAGAAGAAGGATTCCGGTATTTACGAGTGCCAAATATCAACGACACCGCCTATCGGCCATCCCGTTTACCTGACTATAGTCG AACCGATCACCATCATCATAGGAGCGCCCGATCTGTTCGTGAACAAGGGTAGCACGATCAACCTAACCTGCGTGGTGAAGTACGCCCCGGAACCACCGCCCATGATGATCTGGAGTCACAACAGCGAG GTAATTAACTTCGACTCGCCGCGGGGAGGTATAAGCCTGGTGACGGAGAAAGGGCCAGAAACGACGAGCCGTTTAATGATCCAGAAAGCGGTGATGACCGACTCTGGGATATACACCTGCGAGCCGAGCAACGCGAATCCGAACAGAATTAAGGTGCACGTTGTTGACG AGGAAAGGCCGGCAGCCATGCATCACGGAGATGGAAGTTCGTCGTACGCCGAGACACTGCCAatgtgttttataattttaatagtaggcaacgtaatatttgtataa
- the LOC409707 gene encoding zwei Ig domain protein zig-8 isoform X2, producing MQSNFTGLVGKTVHLVCKVKNLGNRTVSWVRHRDIHLLTVGRYTYTSDQRFEALHLPHAEEWTLRIRYPQKKDSGIYECQISTTPPIGHPVYLTIVEPITIIIGAPDLFVNKGSTINLTCVVKYAPEPPPMMIWSHNSEVINFDSPRGGISLVTEKGPETTSRLMIQKAVMTDSGIYTCEPSNANPNRIKVHVVDEERPAAMHHGDGSSSYAETLPMCFIILIVGNVIFV from the exons ATGCAGTCCAACTTCACCGGATTGGTGGGGAAAACCGTGCATCTGGTGTGCAAAGTGAAAAATCTCGGCAATCGTACG GTTTCCTGGGTGAGGCATCGAGACATACATCTGTTGACGGTCGGCCGTTACACGTACACGAGCGATCAACGGTTCGAGGCGTTGCACCTTCCCCACGCCGAGGAATGGACGTTGAGGATACGATATCCTCAGAAGAAGGATTCCGGTATTTACGAGTGCCAAATATCAACGACACCGCCTATCGGCCATCCCGTTTACCTGACTATAGTCG AACCGATCACCATCATCATAGGAGCGCCCGATCTGTTCGTGAACAAGGGTAGCACGATCAACCTAACCTGCGTGGTGAAGTACGCCCCGGAACCACCGCCCATGATGATCTGGAGTCACAACAGCGAG GTAATTAACTTCGACTCGCCGCGGGGAGGTATAAGCCTGGTGACGGAGAAAGGGCCAGAAACGACGAGCCGTTTAATGATCCAGAAAGCGGTGATGACCGACTCTGGGATATACACCTGCGAGCCGAGCAACGCGAATCCGAACAGAATTAAGGTGCACGTTGTTGACG AGGAAAGGCCGGCAGCCATGCATCACGGAGATGGAAGTTCGTCGTACGCCGAGACACTGCCAatgtgttttataattttaatagtaggcaacgtaatatttgtataa
- the LOC724611 gene encoding tubulin glycylase 3A isoform X2 — MDLPLDSKDNKSAKEAKDMAGMTDCTMNDDKIYSASFILEKKESPVNPYNRVDWTKMCTKWTSSENEICVVNSLPQLDCNAFPKSYMDTCSCCPRDIFESNLDVMNESYRSAVVGKDEDCCKVKWEKKERYRKIKTKVVRAIKRHKIFLIRGELPKLKEALEKRGWVQKYEATKTRNLPYGSVASLEAKSLGDLTQSDGTLNERAIIFALLRHRSPDFIWDCRNDFVDWHRSLSSNTVLNRYQKPSVYTSKLGMARLLEDAHWLYEKDVSSVLFPRSYNLSREPKIFLEDFRLTAAAGLLKWFVEKMQGCCSEQSCCNLCGHRPILMNRLEFAMKRCEEFVACENHQNIDEDIVTEFTEEEWNSFLDDYMAAVHEGAGIEANEKYQDQIPKYVEMASSILAKMKEVDPQYELNGMRNMWILKPSELCCGNGISISHNLKDIFRKIKSRPKDYFIVQKYIEHPLLVHDTKFDIRQWFLVTNTFPLTIWIFKEGLLRFSSKPYTFSTYHEAIHICNTAIQEKYDEERRRRRKRGNPEEVVKTIRDQGWDCEKLNEYLKQNLGLSGEPYYDSIYPKMSEAIILTMLASQEHMDRRRCSFELYGADFMVMEDLSVWLIEINTNPRMHPPSSRNTKRLYSNVLESLVKVVMDVPLNPEADTGGFSLIYKQNIPDFRPYLGPCLFVFGKAITLVEHPRKRDKKKKNGWSKSQQQQQQQQQQQQQTQQQRAWTAPPMIPRLREPKIVDFIDYLNTARCTAAN, encoded by the exons ATGGATTTACCGCTCGATTCAAA GGATAACAAGAGTGCGAAAGAGGCGAAAGACATGGCGGGCATGACGGATTGCACGATGAACGATGACAAGATCTACAGCGCCTCTTTCATCCTGGAAAAGAAGGAGAGCCCGGTGAACCCGTACAACAGGGTCGATTGGACAAAGATGTGCACGAAATGGACATCCTCGGAAAACGAGATCTGCGTCGTCAACAGCCTTCCACAACTTGACTGCAACGCGTTCCCGAAATCGTACATGGACACGTGCTCGTGCTGCCCCCGTGACATATTCGAAAGCAACTTGGACGTCATGAACGAGAGCTACAGAAGCGCCGTGGTTGGCAAGGACGAGGACTGCTGTAAAGTTAAGTGGGAGAAGAAGGAAcgttatcgaaaaattaaaacgaaagtCGTTAGAGCCAtcaag AgacacaaaatatttttgatacgaGGCGAATTACCGAAATTGAAAGAAGCTCTGGAGAAGAGAGGTTGGGTGCAAAAATACGAGGCAACAAAAACGAGAAATTTACCTTACG GCAGCGTGGCGAGCTTGGAGGCTAAATCTTTGGGCGACTTGACCCAATCGGACGGCACGTTGAACGAGAGGGCGATAATATTCGCTCTGCTGCGTCACAGGTCGCCAGACTTCATATGGGACTGTCGGAACGATTTCGTCGACTGGCATCGCAGTCTCAGCAGCAACACGGTCCTCAACAGATATCAGAAGCCTTCCGTCTACACATCCAAG ctAGGAATGGCTCGTTTGTTGGAGGACGCCCACTGGTTGTACGAGAAGGACGTGTCCTCGGTTTTGTTCCCGAGAAGTTACAACCTGAGCAGGGAGCCGAAAATCTTCCTCGAGGATTTCCGGCTGACAGCGGCGGCGGGCCTGTTGAAATGGTTCGTCGAGAAGATGCAAGGTTGCTGCAGCGAACAGAGTTGTTGCAACTTGTGCGGCCACCGGCCGATCCTCATGAACCGTCTCGAATTCGCTATGAAGCGTTGCGAGGAGTTCGTCGCGTGCGAGAATCATCAGAACATCGACGAGGACATCGTCACCGAGTTCACCGAGGAGGAGTGGAATTCGTTCCTGGACGATTATATGGCGGCCGTGCACGAGGGCGCTGGGATCGAGGCCAACGAGAAGTATCAAGATCAGATACCG aaatacgtCGAGATGGCCAGTTCGATATTGGCCAAGATGAAAGAGGTCGACCCGCAGTACGAGTTGAACGGGATGAGGAACATGTGGATTCTGAAACCGAGCGAGCTTTGCTGCGGGAACGGGATCAGCATATCTCACAACTTGAAggatatatttcgaaagataaaaagtCGGCCCAAGGATTATTTCATCGTTCAGAAatatatag agcATCCTCTACTGGTTCACGACACGAAATTTGATATAAGGCAGTGGTTCCTGGTCACAAACACGTTCCCTCTCACCATATGGATATTCAA GGAGGGGCTACTTCGATTCAGCTCGAAACCCTACACTTTCTCGACCTATCACGAGGCGATTCATATCTGCAATACCGCAATTCAGGAGAAGTACGACGAGGAAAGGAGAAGGCGAAGGAAACGTGGAAATCCGGAGGAAGTCGTAAAAACGATTCGTGATCAAGGATGGGACTGCGAGAAGctgaacgaatatttaaa GCAAAACTTGGGGCTTAGCGGGGAACCGTATTACGACAGTATATATCCAAAAATGTCGGAGGCAATAATTCTTACGATGCTGGCCTCCCAAGAGCATATGGATAGGCGGAGGTGCAGCTTCGAGCTGTACGGAGCTGATTTTATGGTGATGGAGGATCTCTCGGTCTGGTTAATCGAGATCAACACGAATCCCCGGATGCATCCGCCCAGCTCGAGAAATACGAAACGCCTCTATTCCAATGTTCTCGAAAGCTTGGTGAAAG TGGTGATGGACGTACCGTTGAATCCAGAAGCGGACACGGGCGGTTTCAGCCTGATCTACAAACAAAATATACCCGATTTCCGACCCTATCTCGGCCCCTGCCTCTTCGTGTTCGGCAAAGCGATAACGCTGGTCGAGCATCCGCGGAAAcgagataagaaaaagaagaacggTTGGTCAAAGtcgcaacagcagcagcagcagcagcagcagcagcaacagcaaacGCAACAGCAACGCGCGTGGACCGCCCCGCCGATGATCCCACGCCTAAGGGAGCCGAAAATAGTCGACTTTATCGACTATTTGAACACGGCTCGGTGTACAGCGGCCAACTGA
- the LOC724611 gene encoding tubulin glycylase 3A isoform X1 translates to MDLPLDSKMFHVHRSRDNKSAKEAKDMAGMTDCTMNDDKIYSASFILEKKESPVNPYNRVDWTKMCTKWTSSENEICVVNSLPQLDCNAFPKSYMDTCSCCPRDIFESNLDVMNESYRSAVVGKDEDCCKVKWEKKERYRKIKTKVVRAIKRHKIFLIRGELPKLKEALEKRGWVQKYEATKTRNLPYGSVASLEAKSLGDLTQSDGTLNERAIIFALLRHRSPDFIWDCRNDFVDWHRSLSSNTVLNRYQKPSVYTSKLGMARLLEDAHWLYEKDVSSVLFPRSYNLSREPKIFLEDFRLTAAAGLLKWFVEKMQGCCSEQSCCNLCGHRPILMNRLEFAMKRCEEFVACENHQNIDEDIVTEFTEEEWNSFLDDYMAAVHEGAGIEANEKYQDQIPKYVEMASSILAKMKEVDPQYELNGMRNMWILKPSELCCGNGISISHNLKDIFRKIKSRPKDYFIVQKYIEHPLLVHDTKFDIRQWFLVTNTFPLTIWIFKEGLLRFSSKPYTFSTYHEAIHICNTAIQEKYDEERRRRRKRGNPEEVVKTIRDQGWDCEKLNEYLKQNLGLSGEPYYDSIYPKMSEAIILTMLASQEHMDRRRCSFELYGADFMVMEDLSVWLIEINTNPRMHPPSSRNTKRLYSNVLESLVKVVMDVPLNPEADTGGFSLIYKQNIPDFRPYLGPCLFVFGKAITLVEHPRKRDKKKKNGWSKSQQQQQQQQQQQQQTQQQRAWTAPPMIPRLREPKIVDFIDYLNTARCTAAN, encoded by the exons ATGGATTTACCGCTCGATTCAAA aatgttTCACGTTCATCGATCAAGGGATAACAAGAGTGCGAAAGAGGCGAAAGACATGGCGGGCATGACGGATTGCACGATGAACGATGACAAGATCTACAGCGCCTCTTTCATCCTGGAAAAGAAGGAGAGCCCGGTGAACCCGTACAACAGGGTCGATTGGACAAAGATGTGCACGAAATGGACATCCTCGGAAAACGAGATCTGCGTCGTCAACAGCCTTCCACAACTTGACTGCAACGCGTTCCCGAAATCGTACATGGACACGTGCTCGTGCTGCCCCCGTGACATATTCGAAAGCAACTTGGACGTCATGAACGAGAGCTACAGAAGCGCCGTGGTTGGCAAGGACGAGGACTGCTGTAAAGTTAAGTGGGAGAAGAAGGAAcgttatcgaaaaattaaaacgaaagtCGTTAGAGCCAtcaag AgacacaaaatatttttgatacgaGGCGAATTACCGAAATTGAAAGAAGCTCTGGAGAAGAGAGGTTGGGTGCAAAAATACGAGGCAACAAAAACGAGAAATTTACCTTACG GCAGCGTGGCGAGCTTGGAGGCTAAATCTTTGGGCGACTTGACCCAATCGGACGGCACGTTGAACGAGAGGGCGATAATATTCGCTCTGCTGCGTCACAGGTCGCCAGACTTCATATGGGACTGTCGGAACGATTTCGTCGACTGGCATCGCAGTCTCAGCAGCAACACGGTCCTCAACAGATATCAGAAGCCTTCCGTCTACACATCCAAG ctAGGAATGGCTCGTTTGTTGGAGGACGCCCACTGGTTGTACGAGAAGGACGTGTCCTCGGTTTTGTTCCCGAGAAGTTACAACCTGAGCAGGGAGCCGAAAATCTTCCTCGAGGATTTCCGGCTGACAGCGGCGGCGGGCCTGTTGAAATGGTTCGTCGAGAAGATGCAAGGTTGCTGCAGCGAACAGAGTTGTTGCAACTTGTGCGGCCACCGGCCGATCCTCATGAACCGTCTCGAATTCGCTATGAAGCGTTGCGAGGAGTTCGTCGCGTGCGAGAATCATCAGAACATCGACGAGGACATCGTCACCGAGTTCACCGAGGAGGAGTGGAATTCGTTCCTGGACGATTATATGGCGGCCGTGCACGAGGGCGCTGGGATCGAGGCCAACGAGAAGTATCAAGATCAGATACCG aaatacgtCGAGATGGCCAGTTCGATATTGGCCAAGATGAAAGAGGTCGACCCGCAGTACGAGTTGAACGGGATGAGGAACATGTGGATTCTGAAACCGAGCGAGCTTTGCTGCGGGAACGGGATCAGCATATCTCACAACTTGAAggatatatttcgaaagataaaaagtCGGCCCAAGGATTATTTCATCGTTCAGAAatatatag agcATCCTCTACTGGTTCACGACACGAAATTTGATATAAGGCAGTGGTTCCTGGTCACAAACACGTTCCCTCTCACCATATGGATATTCAA GGAGGGGCTACTTCGATTCAGCTCGAAACCCTACACTTTCTCGACCTATCACGAGGCGATTCATATCTGCAATACCGCAATTCAGGAGAAGTACGACGAGGAAAGGAGAAGGCGAAGGAAACGTGGAAATCCGGAGGAAGTCGTAAAAACGATTCGTGATCAAGGATGGGACTGCGAGAAGctgaacgaatatttaaa GCAAAACTTGGGGCTTAGCGGGGAACCGTATTACGACAGTATATATCCAAAAATGTCGGAGGCAATAATTCTTACGATGCTGGCCTCCCAAGAGCATATGGATAGGCGGAGGTGCAGCTTCGAGCTGTACGGAGCTGATTTTATGGTGATGGAGGATCTCTCGGTCTGGTTAATCGAGATCAACACGAATCCCCGGATGCATCCGCCCAGCTCGAGAAATACGAAACGCCTCTATTCCAATGTTCTCGAAAGCTTGGTGAAAG TGGTGATGGACGTACCGTTGAATCCAGAAGCGGACACGGGCGGTTTCAGCCTGATCTACAAACAAAATATACCCGATTTCCGACCCTATCTCGGCCCCTGCCTCTTCGTGTTCGGCAAAGCGATAACGCTGGTCGAGCATCCGCGGAAAcgagataagaaaaagaagaacggTTGGTCAAAGtcgcaacagcagcagcagcagcagcagcagcagcaacagcaaacGCAACAGCAACGCGCGTGGACCGCCCCGCCGATGATCCCACGCCTAAGGGAGCCGAAAATAGTCGACTTTATCGACTATTTGAACACGGCTCGGTGTACAGCGGCCAACTGA